A window of Desulfofundulus luciae contains these coding sequences:
- a CDS encoding diguanylate cyclase, translating into MHTNLLLSVPVRYWQDFQDTLARATNANIYIFDANGAPFSRFSLPAELCQEVNKGRELRNEKCIDFYKLACGSLEEKDMLTCPYGLKLCAYRLGSYAQRIGYLMVAPSRHTTLGEREEEIAFITKAHNIYRTINEVFSAILEKNLLGLRRLELNSIYEISRLMTSIVELDRVLELITNSLIIIYQADLCFVGLREGDKIRVAQGKGVNGSQLIGKEWPLVHPLIERIFSKVEPSSLSIEELRVLPGFTGTEAAPGTEIMVYPLWTALGIVGLLGIAAPVSLGDNGSKNLQIYINFATVALANATLIRRLEREAETDYLTGFLNRRVLRDVLAAELQRAARYGYHLSVIFLDIDDFKAYNDTFGHLAGDVVLQKTAELIKNSIRTTDIACRYGGEEFIIILPGTKGGDAAKVAERIRKSIETYPFPHRRITASLGVAQAKKNDSVDSLLARADQACYQAKERGKNHLCLDPS; encoded by the coding sequence GTGCACACGAACCTTTTACTCAGCGTCCCGGTAAGGTACTGGCAGGATTTTCAGGATACGCTGGCCAGGGCCACGAACGCGAACATCTACATCTTTGACGCGAACGGCGCTCCTTTTTCCCGGTTCAGTTTGCCGGCTGAATTATGCCAGGAGGTGAATAAAGGGAGGGAGCTCCGTAACGAAAAGTGCATCGATTTTTACAAGCTTGCCTGCGGTTCGTTAGAAGAGAAAGACATGCTTACCTGTCCTTATGGACTTAAGCTCTGCGCGTACCGCCTGGGCAGCTATGCCCAGAGGATAGGTTATCTCATGGTTGCCCCTTCCAGGCACACGACCCTGGGGGAACGCGAGGAAGAAATTGCCTTCATTACGAAAGCGCATAACATTTACCGGACGATCAATGAGGTTTTCAGCGCCATTTTAGAAAAGAACCTGTTAGGGTTGCGTAGACTGGAGTTGAACAGCATCTACGAGATCAGCCGCCTTATGACCTCGATCGTTGAGCTGGACAGGGTTCTGGAACTTATAACTAATTCGTTGATCATAATTTATCAAGCCGACTTGTGCTTTGTCGGCCTCAGGGAAGGTGATAAAATCAGGGTGGCCCAGGGGAAAGGCGTTAACGGCAGCCAGTTGATCGGGAAGGAATGGCCCCTGGTCCACCCGTTGATTGAGCGGATTTTTTCAAAAGTTGAGCCGTCTTCTTTGAGTATTGAGGAGCTGAGGGTTTTACCGGGCTTTACCGGTACAGAGGCTGCTCCCGGAACTGAAATCATGGTTTATCCCCTCTGGACTGCTCTGGGAATTGTCGGGTTGCTGGGTATAGCGGCCCCTGTTTCCCTGGGTGACAACGGCAGTAAAAACCTGCAGATATATATAAACTTCGCCACGGTAGCCCTGGCCAATGCGACTCTCATACGCCGCCTGGAAAGAGAAGCCGAAACCGACTACCTGACCGGTTTTCTTAACAGGCGCGTTCTGCGGGATGTACTGGCTGCCGAACTCCAGAGGGCAGCGAGGTACGGTTACCACCTGTCGGTTATTTTCCTGGACATAGATGACTTCAAGGCCTATAACGACACTTTCGGGCACCTGGCCGGCGATGTGGTGCTGCAGAAGACGGCAGAGTTAATAAAAAACTCCATCAGGACTACGGATATTGCGTGCCGTTACGGGGGCGAAGAGTTTATAATCATTCTCCCGGGAACAAAAGGGGGAGATGCTGCGAAAGTGGCAGAAAGAATACGTAAATCTATCGAGACTTACCCTTTCCCGCACCGCCGGATTACGGCAAGCCTGGGTGTGGCCCAGGCGAAAAAAAACGATTCTGTCGACTCGCTGCTTGCAAGGGCGGATCAAGCCTGCTATCAGGCAAAGGAACGAGGGAAAAACCACCTCTGCCTGGACCCATCGTAA
- a CDS encoding transposase has translation MGDLNNYRNARQLIKLAGLNLVENSSGIHNGRTRISKRGRAKLSCALFRVALVIVARTQKFSIFYHYYTTRPNSPLKGKQSLVAICCRLLRIIFALDFFPVSVQLFFILPGFKLCRISLFKVLPDGIPGYTQCPSYFPDADPLGMLVL, from the coding sequence GTGGGCGACCTGAACAACTACCGCAATGCCAGGCAGTTAATAAAGCTGGCCGGTCTGAACCTGGTGGAAAACAGTTCAGGTATCCACAATGGAAGGACCCGCATCAGCAAGCGGGGCAGAGCAAAGCTGAGCTGCGCGCTCTTCCGGGTAGCCCTGGTTATAGTGGCCAGAACGCAGAAATTTTCGATATTCTACCACTACTACACCACCAGGCCCAACAGCCCACTGAAAGGAAAGCAGTCTTTGGTGGCCATTTGCTGCAGGCTTTTGCGCATCATCTTTGCCCTGGATTTCTTCCCGGTATCGGTCCAGTTGTTTTTCATACTCCCTGGCTTTAAACTGTGTCGGATTAGCCTCTTTAAGGTACTTCCTGACGGTATTCCTGGATACACCCAGTGTCCGAGCTATTTTCCTGATGCTGACCCCCTGGGCATGCTAGTGCTTTGA
- a CDS encoding ATPase domain-containing protein — protein MERLITGIKNLDYILGGGIPAYSLNIISGSPGSGKTIFVQNIIFNNARNGLKSLYLTTISESQLKMVRHLQDFEFFSDDLLGDRVIYGDLGAVLRRQGASEGLDYLTRMIKEHLPNIVVIDSVKVIRDLFPDEKTFRAFVFELAAVLSIWEITAFLVGEYEEQELTRLSEFAIADGIFHLYGQEEKRFQKRYMRVLKMRGTSFQHGEHLFQIGPVGIEVYPRMRPEGEELRYDVKLGRKEFGICGLDEMLCGGLLEGTITLISGATGTGKTMFALKFLLEGAEKGEKGVFLSFEEPVDQLQNTARCLGWEIDKYLAEGQLEIKFISPVELDVDKHAFEILDMIGEKKVERFVIDSISSFESSVTDIQKYRDYLWAIGQQLRRRHVTTIFTVLNEDLFSPLVVSRAQLSLITDNIIILRYVEDNSSIRKVLGILKTRGSNHDNSLREYEISPEGINVLGRLAKADMLK, from the coding sequence ATGGAGAGGTTGATAACGGGCATAAAAAATCTCGATTATATTCTCGGCGGCGGCATACCCGCTTATTCGCTGAATATCATTTCTGGTTCTCCGGGCAGTGGAAAGACGATATTCGTCCAGAATATCATATTTAACAATGCCAGGAACGGCCTCAAGAGCCTGTACCTGACCACTATATCGGAATCACAGCTGAAGATGGTGAGGCATCTTCAAGATTTTGAGTTCTTCTCGGACGACCTGCTGGGGGACAGGGTTATTTACGGGGATCTGGGGGCCGTCCTGCGCAGGCAAGGCGCGAGCGAGGGCCTGGATTACCTGACTCGAATGATCAAAGAACATTTGCCGAACATAGTTGTAATCGATAGTGTCAAGGTTATAAGGGACCTCTTCCCGGACGAGAAGACCTTCAGGGCCTTTGTTTTTGAGCTGGCTGCCGTTCTATCGATATGGGAGATCACTGCATTTCTCGTCGGCGAGTACGAGGAACAGGAGCTGACGCGCCTGAGCGAGTTTGCCATCGCCGATGGGATTTTCCACCTTTACGGGCAGGAGGAAAAGCGGTTTCAAAAAAGGTACATGCGCGTCCTGAAAATGAGGGGGACCAGTTTCCAGCACGGGGAACATTTGTTTCAAATTGGTCCTGTGGGGATAGAAGTGTACCCAAGGATGAGGCCGGAGGGTGAAGAACTCCGGTACGATGTCAAGCTGGGGCGAAAGGAATTCGGGATCTGTGGACTGGACGAAATGTTGTGCGGTGGGTTGCTGGAAGGGACTATCACACTCATTTCCGGTGCCACAGGTACGGGCAAGACGATGTTTGCCCTTAAGTTCTTGCTGGAAGGGGCTGAGAAAGGCGAAAAGGGGGTATTCCTTTCTTTTGAAGAGCCTGTAGATCAACTTCAGAATACTGCCCGCTGTCTGGGCTGGGAGATAGATAAATATCTGGCAGAGGGCCAGCTGGAGATCAAGTTTATTTCCCCCGTAGAACTGGACGTGGATAAACACGCTTTCGAGATACTGGACATGATTGGGGAAAAAAAGGTGGAGAGGTTTGTCATCGACAGCATCTCCTCTTTTGAAAGCAGCGTTACCGATATACAAAAGTACAGGGATTATCTCTGGGCGATAGGACAGCAACTCAGGAGGCGGCACGTAACCACTATTTTTACGGTGCTCAACGAAGACCTCTTTTCGCCCCTGGTGGTATCCAGAGCGCAATTATCCCTGATCACCGATAATATAATCATACTGCGGTACGTGGAGGATAATTCCAGCATCAGAAAAGTTCTTGGAATCCTGAAAACCCGTGGAAGCAACCACGACAACTCCCTGAGGGAGTACGAGATCTCTCCAGAGGGGATAAACGTCCTCGGCAGGTTGGCCAAAGCAGACATGCTAAAATGA
- a CDS encoding RpnC/YadD family protein: MILQEYDLIIKALVERYSPHFVQLVRGIPADRVERLEKEAVVVKRESDVLLNVCEDGYEYIMLIEIQTRPDREMPLRLLEYTAMQHREYRKPVYPVVLNLTGRPQEDGYGFDCLDLTVVAFSYRVINLADLPAEEVLRYGPVGIVPLVPLMRRQLSDEELMARCARRIREAPAEWVPDLYVGLALFAHLGKIPDEVILKNIEVSKMEASPLFEGIRQKWVNEGIQKGIQEGIQKGSREDRIEAILEVLEENTGRYPGELAVKLRAIEDMNTLKMLFRRAVRVKNLEEFQAVLSDVLPSAN, encoded by the coding sequence ATGATATTGCAGGAATACGACCTTATTATCAAAGCTCTGGTTGAACGGTACTCACCCCACTTTGTCCAGTTGGTGCGGGGAATACCTGCGGATAGGGTTGAGCGATTGGAAAAAGAGGCCGTAGTGGTGAAGCGGGAGTCGGACGTGCTGCTGAATGTCTGTGAGGACGGGTATGAATATATAATGCTTATTGAAATCCAGACCCGTCCGGACAGGGAAATGCCCCTGCGGTTGCTGGAGTACACGGCGATGCAACACCGGGAATACAGGAAGCCCGTGTACCCGGTGGTGCTCAATCTGACGGGCCGGCCGCAGGAAGACGGATACGGTTTTGACTGCCTTGACCTGACGGTGGTGGCCTTCAGCTACCGGGTGATCAACCTGGCCGACTTGCCGGCCGAGGAAGTTTTAAGGTACGGGCCGGTAGGGATTGTACCCCTGGTGCCGCTGATGCGGCGGCAATTGTCGGACGAAGAGCTGATGGCCCGTTGCGCGAGACGCATAAGGGAAGCCCCGGCGGAATGGGTGCCTGACCTGTACGTCGGCCTGGCACTGTTCGCTCATCTGGGGAAAATTCCAGACGAGGTAATTCTTAAGAACATCGAGGTGAGCAAGATGGAAGCGTCCCCGCTGTTTGAAGGAATCAGGCAAAAGTGGGTTAATGAAGGGATTCAGAAAGGGATACAAGAAGGGATTCAGAAAGGGTCAAGAGAAGACCGTATCGAAGCAATTCTCGAAGTTTTAGAAGAAAACACCGGGCGATACCCGGGTGAACTGGCGGTAAAACTGCGGGCGATTGAGGACATGAATACGCTGAAAATGCTTTTCCGCCGCGCAGTAAGGGTGAAAAACCTGGAGGAGTTTCAAGCTGTTCTAAGTGACGTTCTCCCTTCAGCAAACTGA
- a CDS encoding prepilin peptidase, which yields MTYPTALGGLFLDLWLGRYDYIVGALVVFVAMFLCWIFGWIGGGDMKLAPGLALFLGPLPVLYGVALASAIFAIWGGLKAWRGTGRPAAFLMVLVGRMPGGAVPLAVLMGSLAVGLKVLGV from the coding sequence TTGACGTACCCGACCGCTCTCGGCGGGTTGTTCCTGGATTTGTGGCTGGGAAGGTATGATTATATCGTTGGTGCCCTGGTAGTGTTCGTGGCCATGTTTTTATGCTGGATATTCGGCTGGATAGGGGGCGGGGACATGAAACTTGCCCCAGGGCTGGCGCTCTTCCTTGGTCCCCTGCCGGTGCTGTACGGGGTGGCCTTGGCGTCTGCCATCTTCGCCATATGGGGCGGCCTTAAAGCCTGGCGCGGTACGGGCCGGCCGGCGGCCTTCCTGATGGTCCTGGTGGGGAGAATGCCCGGCGGGGCTGTGCCCCTGGCGGTGTTGATGGGTTCGCTGGCGGTGGGGTTGAAAGTGCTGGGGGTATGA
- a CDS encoding nucleoside recognition domain-containing protein, with protein sequence MITLLTSWLLSRTILKGVPTTFTLELPPLRPPQVGRVLVRSVLDRTLFVLARAVTIAAPAGALIWVLANISFEGQSLLARGAGLLEPLGRALGLDGFILLAFILGLPANEIVLPILLMGYLSAGTMVEIDSLTILQNILVHGHGWTWLTALCTMLFSLLHFPCGTTLFTIQRETKSIRWAVWAAVIPLAVAGLVCFAVAQTVRALGLV encoded by the coding sequence TTGATTACCTTGCTTACCTCGTGGCTCCTTTCAAGAACCATCCTTAAAGGGGTGCCTACCACCTTTACGCTGGAACTGCCGCCATTGCGCCCGCCCCAGGTGGGCCGGGTGCTGGTCCGCTCCGTACTGGACCGCACGCTCTTCGTCCTGGCCCGGGCGGTCACTATAGCCGCCCCGGCGGGAGCCCTGATATGGGTCCTGGCCAACATCAGCTTTGAAGGACAGAGCCTGCTTGCCCGGGGAGCGGGTTTGCTGGAACCCCTAGGGCGGGCCCTGGGTTTGGACGGCTTCATCCTGCTGGCCTTCATCCTGGGCCTCCCGGCCAATGAAATTGTCCTGCCCATTCTCCTTATGGGCTACTTATCCGCTGGAACTATGGTGGAAATAGACAGCTTAACCATTCTGCAAAACATTCTGGTTCACGGACACGGCTGGACGTGGCTGACCGCATTGTGCACCATGCTCTTTTCCCTGCTGCACTTTCCCTGCGGCACCACTCTGTTCACCATTCAGAGGGAAACAAAAAGCATCAGGTGGGCGGTTTGGGCGGCGGTTATTCCCCTGGCCGTTGCCGGCCTGGTTTGCTTTGCGGTGGCGCAGACAGTGCGGGCGCTGGGGCTGGTATAA
- a CDS encoding stalk domain-containing protein, whose protein sequence is MSVPKRATFLLVFLFYLFTAVPAFASGSLTVFTIGSHIYTVDGQKRSMDVAPYTQNGRTFLPVRYVAMAIGISSDHILYQNGLITLLRGDTVVQLTVGSNVMLVNGKAVTMDVMVTTLHGRAMLPAAWVCRAFGTIPAWDGANHTLTIKELDPENPGNQGGSTGAANPDSGNSPVNAVPYDMAVIPQRSLFKVVPSLKYPPSVNTVGRDYQWRYNGIIYRWHVEIPSDLLDWDRKISGVVDTFYNSNGITQAIMLSSMSNGLKRLVASCSENAGGNFVPWVNESLNYTYAGVLAECLSQQARVDGYDYFHTAEFVQSFVGGAISYRVSSVPQLPAQTLVDAGNCKDKSILLAAILKNMGYKVALLFYPPPAGQTTGHMAVGIAFNNDEIPAGRTLWYYSYNDTKYYFAETTEPGWLIGQVSDEQLEKSGYVYPVS, encoded by the coding sequence ATGAGCGTACCGAAAAGAGCAACTTTCCTTCTCGTGTTTCTGTTTTATTTATTTACCGCCGTACCCGCATTCGCATCTGGAAGTCTGACGGTTTTTACCATTGGTTCCCATATTTACACCGTTGACGGTCAGAAGCGCTCTATGGATGTAGCTCCATATACACAAAACGGCAGGACCTTCCTGCCGGTAAGATACGTCGCCATGGCCATCGGCATTTCTTCGGACCATATTTTATATCAAAATGGCCTAATCACACTGCTTAGAGGAGATACCGTTGTCCAATTAACCGTCGGCAGCAATGTAATGTTGGTTAACGGTAAAGCCGTCACGATGGACGTGATGGTAACCACCCTTCATGGACGAGCCATGCTTCCGGCGGCATGGGTTTGTCGGGCTTTTGGCACTATCCCCGCGTGGGACGGAGCAAATCATACCTTAACCATAAAAGAACTGGACCCCGAAAATCCTGGTAATCAAGGCGGTTCAACTGGTGCCGCGAATCCAGATAGTGGGAATAGTCCGGTTAATGCGGTTCCGTATGATATGGCGGTAATTCCGCAAAGGTCGCTGTTTAAAGTAGTTCCTTCGCTGAAATATCCTCCTTCTGTCAATACCGTGGGCAGGGATTACCAGTGGCGGTACAACGGCATCATATACCGCTGGCACGTGGAAATACCTTCAGACCTGCTTGATTGGGACCGGAAAATAAGTGGAGTGGTGGACACGTTTTACAACAGCAATGGGATTACCCAGGCAATTATGCTGTCGTCCATGTCTAATGGCTTAAAGCGGTTGGTCGCTTCCTGTTCGGAAAATGCCGGGGGAAATTTTGTTCCCTGGGTTAACGAAAGCCTTAATTATACCTACGCCGGCGTTCTGGCTGAATGCTTGTCCCAACAAGCCAGGGTAGATGGATATGATTACTTCCATACTGCCGAATTCGTCCAGAGTTTTGTCGGCGGCGCCATTTCTTACAGGGTGTCGTCTGTGCCCCAACTTCCCGCTCAAACACTGGTTGATGCCGGAAACTGTAAAGATAAGTCGATATTATTGGCCGCCATTTTAAAGAATATGGGGTATAAGGTGGCCCTGTTGTTCTACCCTCCACCAGCCGGGCAAACTACCGGTCACATGGCGGTCGGAATAGCATTTAATAATGATGAGATTCCAGCTGGTCGGACACTCTGGTATTACTCTTATAATGACACAAAATATTATTTCGCTGAGACTACGGAACCTGGTTGGCTAATTGGTCAAGTGAGTGATGAGCAGTTAGAAAAAAGTGGATATGTTTATCCGGTTTCATAG
- a CDS encoding flavodoxin family protein, with amino-acid sequence MKKIVGFIGSPRENANTSCIIEEIARGARELGAEVKIYRLNSMSVRPCQSCFHCRQSETCAIEDDMQGVYADLKDAQALIIGSPIYMGQVTAQTKLLLDRLFPIIGPDFKPRFGVKKVALVYSQGNPQADAFKSYFDYLAGGLKMLGLEAVATIVCAGANDPQTALNDQQLMTRAFNVGRALAAE; translated from the coding sequence ATGAAGAAGATTGTTGGCTTTATAGGAAGCCCGAGGGAAAACGCGAATACCTCGTGCATCATCGAGGAAATTGCAAGAGGCGCAAGAGAGCTGGGAGCCGAGGTCAAGATTTACCGGTTGAACAGCATGTCCGTAAGGCCGTGCCAAAGCTGCTTTCACTGCCGGCAGTCAGAAACATGTGCCATCGAAGATGACATGCAGGGGGTCTACGCAGACTTAAAGGACGCCCAGGCTCTCATTATAGGCTCCCCCATCTATATGGGACAGGTTACTGCCCAAACCAAACTGCTGCTGGACAGGCTGTTCCCCATCATAGGCCCGGATTTTAAGCCGAGGTTTGGAGTAAAAAAGGTTGCCCTGGTGTATTCCCAAGGTAACCCCCAAGCCGATGCCTTTAAGAGTTACTTCGACTATCTCGCCGGAGGCCTCAAAATGCTGGGCCTAGAAGCCGTCGCTACCATCGTCTGCGCTGGCGCAAACGATCCTCAAACAGCCCTAAACGACCAGCAACTCATGACCAGGGCTTTTAACGTGGGGAGAGCGCTTGCCGCCGAGTGA
- a CDS encoding methyl-accepting chemotaxis protein has product MSIGMKIGGGFVLLLLFMAAVAIQSSLIMGNTISNAANVDQRVVRLSLDYQIVDAYKEASRDLRAYLLYGDEKYLNEYKKDIENTQTLLEKRLNNCSAQARPKLEEVLARVTEYDRQLTSNAIPLAKEGKFQEAVAAAQSFASYANDAEKILAELIMENEQKTGNVVDNMQASAARGRSLVILVGAFALVVGLLIAVFITRMITRPILATVREAGRIAEGDLTGEELVVRTRDEIARLAEAFNRMRTNLREIIGQVVQTSKQVADSASQLATQAEQTAAGANETAATMSEMASTVEQVTENVQKVSAAAEQAAARAAEGARGVERVIGQMKAIEQASANVSSAINALNQTAGQITQIVDLITQIADQTNLLALNAAIEAARAGEQGRGFAVVAEEVRKLAEQSASAAKEIYELITTVQNESRKAVEVMAAGAAEVTEGSSVINEVGASIKAISLAIEDVARQVQEVAAAAEEMSAGVQNVAGTTEEQTSAMEEVSASTEELTALAGELDRLAARFRV; this is encoded by the coding sequence GCAATCCAGTCGTCGCTCATAATGGGGAATACGATCTCGAATGCCGCCAATGTCGATCAGCGGGTGGTACGCCTCAGTCTTGACTATCAGATTGTCGACGCCTACAAGGAAGCATCAAGAGACCTGCGGGCTTACCTCCTCTATGGCGACGAGAAATACTTGAACGAATACAAAAAGGATATCGAGAACACGCAGACCCTGCTGGAGAAACGACTCAACAACTGTTCTGCCCAGGCCCGGCCCAAATTGGAGGAAGTGCTCGCCAGGGTCACTGAATACGACCGTCAGCTTACCAGCAATGCAATTCCTCTGGCCAAGGAAGGCAAGTTCCAGGAAGCAGTTGCCGCAGCACAAAGCTTCGCTTCGTATGCCAACGACGCTGAAAAGATTCTGGCCGAACTGATTATGGAAAATGAACAAAAGACCGGGAACGTCGTGGATAACATGCAGGCCAGTGCTGCCCGCGGCCGCTCTCTGGTCATCCTTGTGGGCGCTTTTGCCCTGGTTGTCGGGCTCCTCATAGCAGTGTTTATAACTCGCATGATCACCCGTCCGATCCTGGCCACCGTTCGCGAAGCGGGCCGTATCGCTGAAGGTGACCTCACGGGCGAGGAACTGGTGGTGCGCACCCGGGACGAGATTGCCCGTTTAGCCGAGGCTTTCAACCGCATGCGCACAAACTTGCGCGAGATCATCGGCCAGGTAGTCCAAACGTCCAAGCAGGTGGCCGACTCGGCCTCCCAGCTCGCCACCCAGGCCGAGCAGACCGCCGCCGGGGCGAACGAGACGGCCGCCACCATGAGCGAAATGGCCTCGACCGTCGAACAGGTAACCGAAAATGTGCAGAAGGTTTCAGCGGCGGCCGAACAGGCTGCGGCCCGGGCCGCTGAAGGTGCCAGGGGTGTCGAGCGGGTTATCGGGCAGATGAAAGCCATTGAGCAAGCAAGTGCCAACGTTTCTTCCGCCATTAATGCTCTCAACCAGACCGCGGGCCAGATTACCCAGATAGTAGACCTGATCACCCAGATCGCCGACCAGACGAACCTGCTGGCCCTGAATGCCGCCATTGAAGCCGCCCGCGCCGGGGAACAGGGCCGCGGCTTCGCCGTCGTCGCCGAGGAAGTCCGCAAGCTGGCCGAGCAGTCGGCCAGCGCCGCCAAGGAGATCTACGAACTGATCACCACGGTCCAGAACGAGTCCAGGAAGGCGGTCGAAGTTATGGCCGCCGGGGCGGCGGAGGTCACGGAGGGAAGCAGCGTGATCAACGAGGTGGGGGCCAGTATCAAGGCCATCAGTCTCGCCATCGAGGATGTTGCGCGGCAGGTCCAGGAGGTGGCCGCCGCTGCGGAAGAAATGTCGGCTGGCGTGCAGAATGTTGCCGGGACAACAGAAGAGCAGACGTCGGCGATGGAGGAAGTCTCTGCCTCTACCGAAGAGCTTACCGCGCTGGCTGGCGAACTGGACAGGTTGGCCGCACGCTTCCGTGTGTAG
- a CDS encoding transposase, with protein sequence MFFGRVRSHFFFRGLIPFWCLLKFYTAIDELGDLERLVLVLEYLPDEELMQKLERERGHGRNDYPVRAVWNSILAGVVFQHTSVESLRRELKRNAQLRELCGFDPVLGEDAVPPSYVYSRILVKLMLHAGEVEKIFTRLVDEISTLLPDFGRVLALDSKAIHSLARGKKRDEEEKVPKPDGRRDTDADFGKKTYRGRRKDGTLWEKVVSWFGYKLHLIVDAVYELPVGFTVTRASASDVKEGHKLIERVAEQNPEIIERCETLVADKGYDDSKLIMKLWDEYQIKPVIDIRNLWRDGEETRLVTGKENIVYDYCGTVYCHCPETNKRREMAFGGFEKDRGTLKYRCPARHYGVKCRGMEQCSATGGVRIPLAEDRRVFTPLARSSYKWKTTYKKRTAVERVNARLDEVYGFEKHFIRGLKKIKLRCALALMVMLAMAVGRLRQKQGINLRSLV encoded by the coding sequence GTGTTTTTTGGGCGCGTGAGGTCTCATTTCTTTTTCAGGGGGCTGATCCCCTTCTGGTGCCTACTGAAATTTTACACGGCCATTGACGAACTGGGAGATTTGGAACGCCTGGTCCTGGTTCTCGAATATCTACCCGACGAGGAACTCATGCAAAAGCTGGAGCGAGAACGCGGGCACGGCCGGAACGATTACCCGGTACGGGCGGTCTGGAACTCAATCCTGGCCGGGGTCGTATTTCAGCACACCTCTGTTGAGAGCCTGCGGCGGGAACTTAAGCGGAATGCCCAGTTGCGGGAACTATGTGGATTTGATCCGGTTCTGGGGGAGGATGCCGTTCCACCTTCTTATGTGTACAGCCGCATCCTGGTGAAGCTGATGCTTCACGCCGGTGAAGTGGAAAAAATATTTACGCGGCTGGTGGATGAAATAAGTACGCTGTTGCCGGATTTCGGGCGGGTGCTGGCCCTGGACAGTAAAGCTATTCACAGTCTGGCCCGGGGCAAAAAGCGGGATGAAGAAGAAAAGGTCCCGAAGCCTGATGGGCGCCGCGACACCGATGCCGACTTTGGCAAGAAAACGTACCGTGGGCGCAGAAAAGACGGTACCCTGTGGGAAAAAGTAGTTTCCTGGTTTGGCTACAAGCTTCATCTCATAGTTGATGCTGTATATGAGCTACCCGTAGGCTTTACGGTGACAAGAGCATCAGCCAGTGACGTGAAAGAGGGGCATAAACTGATTGAACGGGTGGCCGAACAAAATCCGGAGATTATAGAACGCTGTGAGACATTAGTGGCGGATAAAGGCTATGATGACAGCAAACTAATCATGAAGCTGTGGGACGAATACCAGATCAAGCCCGTAATTGACATCCGTAATCTATGGCGGGATGGCGAAGAGACGCGGCTGGTAACCGGTAAAGAGAACATTGTTTACGACTACTGTGGAACTGTTTATTGCCACTGTCCCGAAACAAATAAACGTCGCGAGATGGCTTTCGGGGGATTTGAAAAGGACCGGGGAACCTTGAAATATCGCTGTCCTGCCCGGCACTACGGGGTGAAGTGCCGGGGAATGGAGCAGTGTTCCGCAACGGGTGGAGTGCGTATTCCTCTGGCAGAGGACCGGCGGGTCTTCACGCCCTTAGCGCGGTCCAGTTACAAATGGAAGACAACCTATAAGAAGCGTACGGCCGTGGAAAGGGTAAATGCCCGTCTGGATGAGGTCTATGGATTTGAAAAGCATTTTATCCGGGGCCTGAAAAAGATAAAGCTACGTTGTGCACTGGCCCTGATGGTGATGCTGGCGATGGCCGTAGGCCGGCTACGACAAAAACAAGGAATAAATTTGAGAAGCCTGGTATAG
- a CDS encoding HD-GYP domain-containing protein: MKSTFIHAARALMKLQEVRFKVSSSHSWRVAAYAAALAKKLGMTEKEQNHIYLAGLLHDIGKLGISSAILHKPGKLTAAEWEEIKKHPVYSYEILSAIPGMKAISLMVLYHHERYDGCGYPEGLGGEAIPLGARILAVADSFDAMTSDRVYRPRMSIKMASEELYRCAGTQFDPQLVEVFCCRVVPEGIDPELYRITVDIPGGVKHLRNN; encoded by the coding sequence ATGAAATCCACATTTATCCATGCTGCCCGGGCGTTGATGAAATTACAGGAGGTCCGGTTTAAGGTATCTTCCAGTCATTCCTGGCGCGTGGCGGCCTATGCTGCTGCGCTCGCGAAGAAATTGGGTATGACTGAAAAGGAACAGAATCATATATACCTGGCCGGGTTACTCCACGACATAGGGAAGCTGGGCATTTCCAGCGCTATCCTGCACAAGCCGGGCAAACTGACTGCCGCGGAGTGGGAGGAAATAAAAAAGCACCCTGTTTATAGTTATGAAATCCTTTCGGCCATACCGGGGATGAAAGCCATCAGCCTTATGGTCCTTTACCATCACGAAAGATATGACGGTTGCGGGTATCCGGAAGGATTGGGGGGTGAGGCCATTCCCCTGGGGGCGCGAATTCTGGCCGTGGCTGATAGTTTTGATGCCATGACTTCGGATCGGGTTTACCGGCCCAGGATGTCTATAAAAATGGCCTCAGAGGAGCTCTACCGCTGTGCTGGTACCCAATTCGACCCTCAGCTGGTGGAAGTGTTTTGCTGCCGGGTCGTGCCTGAGGGAATAGATCCTGAACTCTACCGGATCACTGTCGATATTCCTGGTGGTGTGAAGCACCTGCGAAATAACTAA